The sequence below is a genomic window from Eubalaena glacialis isolate mEubGla1 chromosome 13, mEubGla1.1.hap2.+ XY, whole genome shotgun sequence.
CTGCCAGCCTAAGGCCTACCCCCCCTCAGCCAGGAAGTCTCCTGCCTTGAGCAGATCCCCTCTTACCCACCCTCTTCTGCTTTCTCTGCTTGAACCATCATTTCATAATTATTGATAATTATTAGCTGTGCTACTGGGGTTGCCTCCTTATCTttagcatcagaatcacctggagggtttaTAATGAATACAGATCTCTGTGGCATAACCCAGAGTCTGCTTCAGCAGGTCTGGAGGGGGGCCTAGGGTTGCAGGTCTGTCAAGTTCTCAGGTGATACCGATGCTGCTGATCTCAGGAcgacactttgagaaccactgctttagagacACATCCTGAACTATTTAGGAATGAAATGATGAGGGGGATTTGCTTAAAAACAACGGCGGAGGGGGTAGTGGGTAAAGACAGCTGAAGCAAGAATGGCCATGGGTTGATTGTTGTTTAAGCCGAGTGTTGGTACGTAAGGGTTCATGATACAGCCTCTCAACTGTTGTATACTGAAATTTCCTGTAgtaaatggttaaagaagaaatcTGGCCAGGCCAGCTGATGGGGCTCCTTGAGTCTAACCCACTTCCGTTCTACTGCAGTGTGTCTCTTCGCTCTTCCCAGGGCAGGAACAAGCacataccccctccctctgccccacgGCCTCTGGACCCACCCACGCTTGCCTCCTCTCAAGATCACCCTCCTGGCATCCCAGCCCTGAGTTTAGGGGCCTCGGTGAGAAGAGGCGTGTCTTGCCTGCAGTGTAGAGATGACGCCAGTGGCCACCTGGAGGACGGCGCTCATGGTGTTGGACACTTCAAACACGGCTTCCTTGTCCTCCTGGGAGGCACGTGGCAGGAGGTAAGGGCCCAGTAGCCCGGTCCCCAGTGAGGCCTCCCCACTGCCTTCCACTGGGAACACTCAGCACCTTGTACACCCCGCACCAAGGGAGAGGAGAGCACTCCCAGGGCTGGGTGCGCAGGACAGGAGGTGGCAGGTCTGTGGGGCCCCTGCCCAGATGAGCCAGGACCCCGAGAACTGGTATGTGGTGTGTATGCAACGGGGTGCCCAGCCTCGCACCTGTAAGTCCTTGTTGTAGGTGCTCGGAAGTCCCTTGAGTGTCATCAGGAGCCCAGCACACTGAGGGGACAGTGAGGATCAGGAGGCTGGGCCTCGGAGCCTGTCCTGGACTTGCCCTCAGGACCCTCCGGGTCAGCGCAGAGGCCTTGCCCCAACTCCCTGCCCTGCTTACCCGCCCAAACACTCGCCCCGCCTTGCTCCGGATCAGCTCCAGGCTGTCTGGGTTTTTCTTCTGGGGCATCAGGCTGCTTCCGGTGCTGGAGACAGAGATGCTGGGGCTGAAGGGGCTCTGGTGTCCCTTGGCTGGTCTGCTGGGCAGCTCTGCCCAGGGGTTGGGGTCAGGAGGAAATAAGCCATGCTGGTGGGCGCAGAGCTGGGGGAGAGCAGGCGCAGCCTTACCTGTAGGCATCTGAGAGCTGCACCAAGTTGAATTCCTTGGTGCCATAGAGGATGAGATCCTCGGCCATCCTGCTGAGGTGGGTCATGCACAGCGAAGCCCAGAACAGGAACTCAGCTTGTGGGAGGAAAGGGAGAGCAGACTGTCTGGTCACCAGGCCTCACCCCTCACCCAGCCTGGAGAAGGTCCGGTGGGCCATATGGGGGTGGCAGGAAGCTGGAGAGGAGGCAGGGCCGGGGGACAAAGGCAGCACACACTGCAGGGGACTGGCCCTGGAGGGCGGGCGGGCTAGCGCCCAGGACTCACCCACAAAGTCTCGCTCACTGGTGGCATCCATGCTGTTGAGAGTAATGGCCCCAAAGTTCAGTTCTGGCCGATTTGGGAAGGGGAAGGCAATAAGGTTGGGCTGGAGGGCGAGGAGGGgccttctccccatccccaccccccaaccaggCTGCCAAGCCCCCCCCCACGACCCCCTCTCAGGGAGGAGGAGTAGGGAGGGGCAGGAGTTTGGGAAGGTCTTTGGTACAGGTCCCAGGAGGGAGGCGGGAGCCCTGAGTCTCCCCGGCACCACGCACCCCTACCGTGGCTTCCCCTTGCCTCTCCAGCCTCACTGTCCATAGATAATAGACCAGAGTTTTACCCGGACCCCTGCCCTCTCTAGGTGTGTGTCTGCGAGACCTGGCAGATGCAGAGGGTGGTCTCCTGGGAAAGGAGGGGCAGGGTGCCTCACCTGCTCGGAGCAGCTCCCGGTCCACACCCAGAGGGTTGCCTGCGATGGCCCCGCTGCAGAGATGGGAGGGGATCTGAGTGACCGGGGCTCCCGGCAGGCACGTACTTGCATGCACACCTGTGCCGAGCTCTGGTTGCCAGGGCTGCGGCCTGGTCGGCTTGGGTGCCAGACAGTTGTCCTCACGCAGGGGAAACGGCACGATGTGAGCAGCTGGCTGGCTCTCTGGAGAGCTCTGGCCTGGCTGTGACACACTCATTGTCCCCATCTTAGAGCTGAGGGTCCATTTGTGGTCCCCCTCCCACCGTGGCTAGGGAGGCTGATTGCCTGGCTTCTGccccctctgcccttcctggcCCCTCCTCTTCTCTGGAAGCCCAAGGACCACGCTAACTATATGGCAGCCACCCCATCCTTGGAGCACTGGGCCTCACTCACCTCCCCAGGGGCAGGACGTTGATCCGCTTCTGCACCTCCAGCAGCCTCTCCGAGTCTCTGGTCAGTGCCACAGCATGGCTGTGGGAAgccaggaggcaggagggtcagggcagcctgggctgggcccctcccctccaccacgCCCCTCCATCACTGCCCGCTCACCTCAGGATCCAGTGGCTCCAGCGGATGGGCTGAGCCCTCTGCAGGTGTGTGTACCCTGGGAAGAGGATGTCACGTTCCCTGTGGGGGAAGAGTAGGGGCAGAGAGCCTGAGGGGCTCGGGGTTCAGGCGAGGCCTGCCTGGGACCCTGCGACCCTGTAGGGAAGAGCAGGGCAGGCTCACCAAGGATCTGCCTGCACAAGGGACCAAGTGATCTCCTGGGGACAAACATGGGGTAAGGGAAGGGTCAGGAGGTGGGGCACTGTGACTGGGCCATGGCTGTGGGGCGTCCAGAGGGTGAGCGTAGGACCAAGTATAGATTACACCTTCAGCTGGGGCCTCTGCACCTTGGCAGCAGATCTGGGCAGGggccagggcaggaggggaggtgcACGGCAGGTACCACCTGGCAGTGAGAGGCCGAGTTTGTGAGCATGAGAGGAGCTCCAGAGGAGCCCAGAATAGCTGGGGGCACTTTAAAGTAGGCAGGGCGGTGGCAGAGGTGCTGTGAGTGAcggttctaatttttttaaataaacagctttattgagatataattcacatacaaatcacccatttaaagtgtacatttagTGTACAACCATCACCCCAAGAAAGAAACCCTGGTAcctccctgatggtgcagtggttaagaatctgcctgccaatgcaggggacacgggttcgatccctggtctgggaagatcccacatgtcgcagagcaactcagcccgtgcgccacaactactgagccctcgtgctgcaactactgaagcccgcgcgcctagagtccgtgctccgcaacaagcaaagccacagcagtgagaagcctgctcactgcatgcaccaatgaagacccaacgcagccaaaaaaaaaggaaagaaaccctgtactcattagcagtcactccctaaTCCTCCCAACACCCACCCTGCCCCGAGAATGACAGTTTTGGGGCCCTTGTTTTCCCCCAGTGAAGTCAGTGAAACAGGGGTCACAGGGagttggggaagaggaggggtcAACCCTGTCTCTGACACCAAATAGAGACTTCTCAGCAGTCATGTCACAGAAGCCAAAGCTTGGGATGAGGCCAGCGGGAGGCAGCCCTCAGCTCTGTCCTTTGCCCGCCATGCTGTGTGGGGACGGGGCACATGGGCACAGGCAGGCCAAGGAGTGACTCTCTGGTTGCCCCAGGCAAGCCGGCCCCTCTCCTCAGGCTTCAGGCCATCTGCCTAGTGCCTTAGCCTCTGGCCTGTGAACCCTCAAAGGGTGAGCTCCCCCTGCCTGCTGAGCTGGGCTGGCTGGGGGTCGGGGATGCTGCAAGAAATCCCCGCTCCTGGCTGCTCTGCCTCACTCAGTCCAGGAGTTCCGGACTGTACCCCTGTACTCCAGAGCCTGGCCCCCTACCCTCATGACCCCTGCCACCTAGGTCTGGCATTCAGGCTGCCTGTCTCGGGGGAGCAGAGACCCTGGCTGCCCTCGTGCCCCTCTCTGCCACCTGGTGTTCCATGCACTCACGCCTCTGCCCGATCCACCATGGTTCTGATGAGCTCCCGGAGGAGGGCAGAGAGCGTGGAGCAGTTCTGCCGCATCCACAGCCTGAGGTCCGTGACCACCTGTTGGGAGGAGGATGTGGCACTCAGGGACCACAGATGTGTTGCCTCCCTGGGGAGCCAGGACCGCTGCTGAGCCCCAGCTCTGCTGCCTGGACCCCCCCAAGGCTGGGAAGGCCCAGGGCGGGGAGCCGGGCAGGCTGGCGGCACCTGGTCGTTCCGACTTCGTCCTGTGTGCAGCTTCCCTGCGGTTTCACCGATGATctcctgggggtggagggaggcacGCAGTCGGGGTCTGCCTGCTTGTGGCCCAGTGGGGTCAGCCCAGGCCACAGCCTCCCCAGCCTGtggccctccctccctgccccgggGTCCCCTGGTTCTGCCCGATCTCTGCCATCTCTGCTCAGGCCTCCTGCTCTGAGGTCCCAGTGACGAAGGGAACAGAATGATGGTGCTTATGCTCCAAgcggcccagagaggggaggggcaggggcggggggtgaggtggggggtggcCTCACCTTCAGACGCCGCTCATTGGCCGTATGGATGTCCTCATCATTGGGGTTTAGTTTGAAGGTGCCCTGGGCCCACTCCTCAGCTACCTGTAGCAGACAGCAGCAACACGGGGGTCAGGAGGGCGGGCATCAGCAGTTGAGTCCTTGCAGCGCTCCATCCCCCCGAGGAGCATCACAGGCCAAGAGCACGTTTGCTCAGGAGCCACAGGACCACAGGGGCATTAAGGGACGAAGAGAGACAGCACAGCATGTGGTTAAAGGGCACCTCTCTAGGCATATGATCACTACGAGGGGAGAGGACAGGCTTGGGATGATACCGCAGCCTGCGCTCGCTCGGGGATTTGGTGAAAGCCTGGGACCACAGGGAGGGACCCTGGGTTGGGCCTGGGGGTGTGGAGAGTACCTTGTCCAGGCCCTGGAGTATCTGGTCCATCTCGGTCTTGGTGAGGAGCCCCGCCTTCTCCAGGCCCCGGCTGTAGGCCTTGCTGCCCTGCACGTCCACCTCCCAGAGGTGCTGGTCATAGGTGATGGACGAGTTGAACTTCTCCATGATGGGGTCCACTGCGCCCACAAACCGGCCACCCCACAGCTTCCCGCTCTGGCCAGGAGGGCACGAGCAATTAGTCTCCTCCCCCCTTGAGAACAGTACCTCCCACAAAGGGCCCTCAGGAGAGTTATCAAATCTGACGGCAGTGGGAGCCAGCGGGCAGGGTTATTCTCACtggacagataaggaaactgaggctcagagagggttaggaacttgcccagagtcactgAGGGAGTGAATGTGGGAACTTGGCTGGACACTGAAGTTAGGTTCTTTCCCACCATGGGGGCGCTGCTCCAGGGAGATGGTGGCAGGCACCCCTGAGACCACAGCAGAACTTCTAGGACCCTTCCTGCCACTGACAAAAGTGAGAAGTCACTCTGGAATCCAGCTCTGATGTACCAGGGATAATGACAATAATACTGGCTAACATATGTCGCATTCTCACTGTCTGCCAGGCACCATTATTTGCTTGTCACGCAGACAGCAACGCTGTGAACTGGGTACCAATACTATCCTGCTACAGAgaggaaaaactgaggcacagagcagatcTGTACCTTGCCCTTGCTGAGAGTGGCAGAGCCTGGACTGCACCTCGGCAGCCGGAAGTCGAAGCCCTGCTCTAAACCCCACACGCCACCAGGACCTCTCTGCTGGCTCTGCTGTTCTGAACATTTGCTGCAGGGACAGGTGAGGAGGCACTTGAGGGGTCCCATCAGTCTCAAATTACCTGCATTTCCCTCCCCCAGCTTGGGGTGGGGCCTAAGGTCCCAACCCCCGACTCCTCTGGAGAGCACCCTGGACACACCCGTTATCATTGGCCTTCTAGGAGGTCACTAGCTGACCCTCTGCCCCCCAGGAGCCAAGGGCAGAGGGATGGGACAGAGACACCTCTGTTTTGAAAGAGGGCATAGGTCAGGGCATGGGACAGATGGGGGAGGGAACGCAGAATGCCTGAGGGGCAGTCCTAGTGCCCAGTGAGCCAAGGACAGGAGGGGAGTGGTCTGGGGTGGAGATGGGAATGTTACTTCACTGGCATCTTTTCTGTGGAGGGGGGTTTACAGTGGCCACTGGGGACATGTTCTCCTCTGTCTCCCTGCAATGTCCCAGACCTCAGTTAGCCACCGGACCATGGGAGTGTTATATTACCTCTCTAACCTTCAGGGTTGCCcctttataaaataggaataataatagcatctatcTGATGGAGCTGTTAGATTAAGCCATTAGATTAAGCTAACTGCAtgcatagcacagtgcctggtactcaGGAAGTTCTAGGTATTGCTAAGGGAGGGGCCGAGGGCTGCCAGGGTCAGGGTGTGCCTTAGCTCCACTCCTCACTCCTGTGTGTACCCCTGGGACCTCCACCGTGCTCTGGCCCCAGGCTGTGAGCTGACCCCTCAGTGCCCAGCAGCCTTGGCTGCCAGAGGACTCTGCCCTGCAGATGTAGCCTCTGCCCCCACTCAGCCTTTTGAGCTGGACCTGCCCCTTACCCCCTGCTGCCCCGCCAAGCCTAGATCTCCAGCAAAGCACCACGTGGGGCCCTGGTCCTGACCACTGGGGCCAGAGGGTCAGGGCCAGCCAGTCAGGATGGGGAGGCAGGCTGCCCTTCAGCCAGGGGCCTGTCATCACCTCCCCCAGCAGGCCCCTGGACTCGCTTCGTGGGTTGTTAGTAATAACAACTATTTAACAAGTGGGGCCGCAGCCAAACCAATTAGTGCCAACCAACAGGACGGCCTGGGGCAAGCAGAGGTCGCCTGGCGCCCTGGTTTCCTGAAGGCAGCCCACTCCGCATTGGGGCCAAGCTCCTACCCTGCTGGCAGTCTTAAAAGGACCCCAGGAGGATGTCAGAGTGACGTGCCACCACCTGGGCACTGAGGGAGGGGCGAGGTGGTGGGAGAGGGCACTGCTGTGAGCCAGGGCACATCTGGGCCAGAAGGATCCCTTTGGGGCAAGGGGACAGGGACACTGGTTCGGGCTGGGATGAAAGAGCAACAGCCAATTTAGAACACACGGGAAATACCGGCGTTGTCCCTCTTAGTGTCATTAGCcatgatttattgagcacctactattgcTTTGCCCTGTGCCAGGCATTCTCCAGATGCTCTTAAACCCCCCTATGAGGTtacccctattttacaaatgaggaaagacGTTCAGGGAGGTCGAGTGACTGCTTCAGAAGCCAAGTCTGTTTGGCTCCAAAGTCCAGGCCCTGCCATGGGCCCTCCACCATGACCCAGAAGCTAGCAGGGCAGACAGTCTTAAcccatttattcaataaacaaactgaggcccagagaggaagtgacttgccAGCTAATGGGGGCCAGGAGGGACTGGAGCCCACACCTCCTGCTTCCCAGCCCCAGGGTTCCCTTCTCTGGCATCAAGCAAACAGCCCCTTTTACCTGAAGAGTTCAAAGCAATGACCTCATGATCCAGTACCTTACAGAGAAGGCAGACAGCTAATATTATCCCCATCTGCTGGGTAAATCAACTGAGGCCCAAGGAAAGGAACCTGTGCCTCAGACTCCTGCCactcagtca
It includes:
- the ASL gene encoding argininosuccinate lyase isoform X1, encoding MASESGKLWGGRFVGAVDPIMEKFNSSITYDQHLWEVDVQGSKAYSRGLEKAGLLTKTEMDQILQGLDKVAEEWAQGTFKLNPNDEDIHTANERRLKEIIGETAGKLHTGRSRNDQVVTDLRLWMRQNCSTLSALLRELIRTMVDRAEAERDILFPGYTHLQRAQPIRWSHWILSHAVALTRDSERLLEVQKRINVLPLGSGAIAGNPLGVDRELLRAELNFGAITLNSMDATSERDFVAEFLFWASLCMTHLSRMAEDLILYGTKEFNLVQLSDAYSTGSSLMPQKKNPDSLELIRSKAGRVFGRCAGLLMTLKGLPSTYNKDLQEDKEAVFEVSNTMSAVLQVATGVISTLQIHRENMARALSPDMLATDLAYYLVRKGMPFRQAHEASGKAVFMAETKGVALNQLSLQELQTISPLFSGDVSHVWDYGHSVEQYAALGGTARSSVDWQIGQVRALLRVQQA
- the ASL gene encoding argininosuccinate lyase isoform X2 gives rise to the protein MASEHLWEVDVQGSKAYSRGLEKAGLLTKTEMDQILQGLDKVAEEWAQGTFKLNPNDEDIHTANERRLKEIIGETAGKLHTGRSRNDQVVTDLRLWMRQNCSTLSALLRELIRTMVDRAEAERDILFPGYTHLQRAQPIRWSHWILSHAVALTRDSERLLEVQKRINVLPLGSGAIAGNPLGVDRELLRAELNFGAITLNSMDATSERDFVAEFLFWASLCMTHLSRMAEDLILYGTKEFNLVQLSDAYSTGSSLMPQKKNPDSLELIRSKAGRVFGRCAGLLMTLKGLPSTYNKDLQEDKEAVFEVSNTMSAVLQVATGVISTLQIHRENMARALSPDMLATDLAYYLVRKGMPFRQAHEASGKAVFMAETKGVALNQLSLQELQTISPLFSGDVSHVWDYGHSVEQYAALGGTARSSVDWQIGQVRALLRVQQA